Below is a genomic region from Eupeodes corollae chromosome 1, idEupCoro1.1, whole genome shotgun sequence.
ccacgatcctacagcctaaaccattgggtcgattgaaatcaaacttggaagttaaggttttgagcagattcgcgttagccttttttcaaatttttttaagatcaaaactaacagtggcccccatacatttttttggttaaaaaacgaaaattcgaattttctgaaaaacaaaccgatagacttttttttaattttctctaaaattgtattttttaacttggcttctttcaaccgttattaacttcccacaggaaattattgtaatgggtccgatgggtcaaattgaaaattttgacatttctcgacgtttcaaggtgcctagagtcgaaataaaagatttttagaaagatgactgtgcgtgcgtgtgtacgtacttccGTACGTCCACTAAGTTTTTTTcgctgtccatagctcaagaaccagaagagatatcaacttcaaacaaattttgtattcctcACGAACATTTGGGACTGTTCCATAAAAACCTCTTCTTCTAGCTCCCCGTTTAAATAAGCTGATACGACGTCAATGTGGTTGACCAGCAGCTTGTGCTTAGCCGATAGTGCCAATAAAAGGCGTGTTGCTGCATGCCTTGCCACAGGAGAGTAAGTTTCGTAAAAATCTTCGCCGTAAACTTGAGAGCATCCTTGCGCAACTAGTCGTGCCATCtggattaaattttgttgaaaaaatccatCTCGATCCAATTATATTCCTATTATCCGGCCGATCTACCAACTCCCAggtgttatttttaagtaacGAATCATACTCCGAGTGCATAGCTTGTTTCCATTTGATACTATCTTCTGATTTCATATCATCATAAACATTGGATGGAGTCACAGTCACAGCGTTCAAGAGCTCCAAATTGTCGGTGACATACTTTTTTCTCGGGCGTCCAGCGTTGCCAGTTTGTATAATCCTTGGCCTGCCTCTTTTCCGTTTGCCTACAACAACTTGATCATCTTCTCAAAAACTATTATCATCGGAGGCAATTGGAAGATGATTTTCCTCTATAGCTTCAGTAACTTCGCACTCAGTCGCATGACCAACTACTCCAGACTTCTCAGCGAGATTATCTTTTCTCACTGTTTCATCCTCTGCTGGATAAACTTATATGTTGTACCTTTCATCATCATGGACATCCAACTCTTCGCCAACAACATTTTGTTCACCATTCTCGAAAAATATGACATCTCTCGCAATAACAATAGATTTGCTTTGCTTATTGTAAAGCCTGTAGGCTTTCGTTAAATCGGcataaccaacaaaaacaagacTTGTACCTTTTGGTTCAAACTTCGACCTTGTTCTCTGGTTGTCTAAAAACACAACTTCACAGCCGAAAATCTTGAAGTGAGAAACCGATGGTTTTCTACTAAACCAGCACTCATACGGGGTCTTTGATAACAGGGCTTTTGTTGGACATCTGTTCCTTATATATGTGGCTATGTTAAGTGGTTCGGACCAAAGACTTTGACATGACCTGGAATTAAGAAGCATACTCCGCACCATCTCTACCAGCGTTCTGTTGCCCTTTCGGGAATGCCATTCTGCTGCGGGGTATAACTCACTGTATTTTGGTGGACAATTCCATGTTCTTTGAATAAATTCTCACACACTTTATTTTGCGCCCAGGTTTGTTTTCCGCTAATATTCATGAACTCTCCAAACATTTCGAAAGCTTCTGATTTGTGTTTAATAAAACGAGTCACTGTGTACCGGGAAAAATCATCGATAAACGTTATAAAATAACGGGatttttggtgaaaatttctttgaaactaGAAAATGGCTTTCTATTAATCTTGCACATCGCACATGTACTGCAACTGAAATTTGGAGGCATTTAGACCTTCAGTCCACGTACCATGTCTTTATTTGACAACATGCACAAATCATTATTGTTTAGATGGCCAAACCTGGAGTGCAATTATTCAAACTGTTTATCGATCTTAATTGAAGCACCATTAACACATCCGGTAGTATTTCTTAGGAACCTTACATAAAAAATACCATTATCAATTTTTGCATTAAGAATGGGAATATTAGCTTTAGTTTTTACAACtgtttctttttcattatattCTACAGTATTCccgttttcaattattttactcaCTGAGAGAAAATTACCATGTAGGCTgggaacaaacaaaacatcGCGCAAAATAATGTCACAAGAACGTGATCGTACTTTTATATCACCGGTATCTTTTGCAATAACACATTCTCCTGACGGTAAAACAACAATTTGATAAGATTGAACCATCGAAGAGGACTGTTTTTCATCATTTGTCATATGCGATGAAGCATCGCTACCCAGAATCCAAACGGTTTGCTTATCGAGTTTTGCTGATGACGTAGACAGACTTAAGACTGCTGCTACGGATTCTTTCTTTTTCGAATAGCATTGTGATTGAAAATGCCTTCTCTTGCCACAGGCATAACATTTTGCTAGAACACTTTCACTATTGGGTTCAGTTTTTTCACTACGTCTCGGATCTTCATCTAGAACCTTAACCTTCAATTGCTCGAATGTAGGCAACTTATCCCTGCTTTCTATCGCTACTACGAAACTTTCCATATCATCAGGGAGACCACACAAGAGCAAGATGCAAAGGAGATCTTCTGATACCTTAACATTGATCTCATGTAGATTATCAATAATTGTGCAAACATTATTAATTTGACTTGCAAATTTTCCCTAGACCCAATTTCAAAGCGTACCAATTTCTTGAACAAATTAACTTTTCGTGCTGGTCCATCTGCATTGTACAATTTGCTAAGAAGCAACCAAGCTTCTTTGGTATTTTTACAATGCTTAATATGAATAAGTTCTGATGGTTTTACGCATAGAGTTAAATATGCCAGGGCTTTCTTATCGGCAGCTACCCACTTCAACTTCTCGGTAGCATCGTCCGGACACTTAACCTCAATAACAGTCCAATAGTCCAAAGTAATAAGCAGACTTTTCATCTGCACCGACCAGGTTGCATAATTGTCAGTACTCAATTTCTCTATCTGTGTTAAGGAACTAATCCTATAAAAATAGGTGTTAATACTTTTCACAACAAATAGaccaaaaaattattcaaaagctTAAACCACGCTTTGGAggactgggcccataacctatgTTAAATATCAAGGTTAAATCGGAGTGGAAATAAGACACGTCTGTTCGATAAGTACAATTTTATCGAACAGAAGTGTCTTTTTTCCACTCCGATTTAACCCTGATATTtaacagttttcaacattaggacaaattttgagaaaaatcgaattgacagttttttttacaaaaaaataaaaacctaaaaaaaaattaataaaagtttgtaaaaaatgattttcgactcaaatatctcttcaaaaattttaaatattggcttcaaactaattttatcttataagaaatattattttcaacatttggtaaaatttttaaaaaattcgaattgacattttttttaccaaaaataaaactgtaaaaaaaaacaatactaaaacttggtaaaaatttactttcggctcaaatagcttttcaaaaattaaaaatatttgcttcaaacttattttatttcacagaaaatattgttttcaatattcagtaatttttatataaaaatccaacagtccgtttttcataaaaaataaaatctacaaaaaatagtacgtaaatttggtaaaaattgatacgagtacatatagacaaacttttaagcaagacaaatcgacagacgggatgggaagttatcagtgtgggtcgcatccctgcctctttttttgttttttaattttctcagcatcttttttttttttttctgaataagctcttatattgccttaacaatatttgattatatatacaaaaataattaaaaaaaatcaaaggttttttgatttataaaatggcgtttaaattttcgaagacaaacttatttttcagtaaaaattttgaatcttaaaatatttttttaaaattattttaactgtatttaaagtaaattattttgacaattgaacgaaatagttgaatacataaacaattgttttcgttaagtatgcttacaagtatatttcacttgtgggatgaaatgtcctaggatgagttgtatcttgggatgaattgcgcgttttttttttgacaaatcaaatggcatttatatctttgaagacaaacttattttacaggtatatttaaaattcttatagaagtacatttttaaacagacatTTTGCATACAGAAGATTCCTTTTAATTtctctataaatatttaaaaactggaAACGTGAACAATGAAAATaactcattaattttattgaaagcgttaagaatattttttctgtgcattttaatatttttaaaagctaaagtATATTGACGCCACATTTAAAACAACTTATTGTTAAGTGTTTAACAATATCCCTTTTAgcaatttgttaaacatttagcaatttactagggGAGtctaaaacatttcttttcgttttgcttaCTAGTTAATTGCTGATtgcctttaattaaaaaacgagCATCGAAACATGTCTAAAAACTCAGAGttcgtcaaaataaaaattaaaaaaatgatgatgggtgcgttggactttcatgcgagaggtcttgagttcgatccctgcctgtgccacctaaagttttattcacgggtactgcctcttgcgaggaattgacaaattctccaagagtaagtcttgtcatgaaaaagtgctttctcaaattagctgtccggattcggcatatacactttaggtcccctccatccctgcaattactcgcacccaggaatggttgagagttgtaagtcactaggccctggttttctaccgactgttgcgccacctaatttatttaattccgTGGCAAtatgtttaaatcttttaaaattggatttattAGCTTAATCACCATTTTAACTTAgttaattgctaaaaatggatttattttacagaatcgtttaaaatttgtcGCCATTATTTTCATACTAAGTTCTAAATTATTGAAGCTATACTTAAACGGGCCCTTGGTACTACGCGTCTTAGCTGTGACTTCATCGattaatatacaatttacaaatttgaaCTTACTATGCTGGCCAGTGTTGATACCACAAATAATTGGAACTATAAAGTTAACATTCTGTCCGGATACCACAAACTGATCCTGTAGACACTCTCCTTGAGTGGGGCGACTCAACTGAAAACAATGAATATCTCTGAGTATCaccgaaattaaattaattaaaaaaaaatatttcaaacctCAAACATTGAAAAATCCAAACGCAATTGTCGAACATTTTGTCTTAAATTCacaattaaaacacaaattaaagcTTCCGTCACTGGTGTGGGATAATTAGGACTTTCAAAGTAAACTACCTGCTGATCGGTTGTGTCACCACATCCCTTTACAactaaaaaacaataagaattattttaaatcacatttcattattttagtctattaaaaataattgtttatattttacagACACAACAAACTCCAACACCACTCGCACAGGCTCCCATAGCAGTTCCACCGAAACTATTGCACTCGAATTCGTGATAGCATATCCCGTGCAACAGCCGGATGTCACTTAACGAAACCGAGCATTTcgaattttcgaatttgaaaactTCGAATAAACTCAAGAATCCCTTTCCCTTACTACGGGGAGCTTGGAAAATAGTCGCATCAGAGGCAGATCCATAGAGCAGATTCCTTAAGCCTTCACCGATTATCTGGGCAGCTTTGGCTGTCGTTGTCGCCGCTGCTGCCGTATCAGGCCTCATTATACTAGAAGAAGATTCTGAAGAGGCCGTCTCTTCTGTCACCATTATGGGCGATTTTGTGACTGGTAATAATGTCTCTCCTTCGGTGGTTGTTATTTCGTAGCTATTAGCAGCATCACTATCCATGTTTTGAGTTTCATCTTTTACAATTTCATTAAGGTAAGTGTTAGAAGTTGAACTTATTTCACGTGACTTATCTGAAGGTTCATAGCGCAAATTGTAAGCTCGCCTATGATTTGTCGGATGATAAAATGGTTCGTTAATGAAGATCGTAGAATCCAGATCATGACGGGTGACGAATTTCACCGCAAAAGTAAAACTTTTACTGCAAAATACTGAAGCAATTAAAGCAAATTTAAGCACCGATTCCATCAGTTCTATCCGAGTGCTGATGTTTGACTGACTGTGCTCTGTGATAAAAATGTGACAATGCTtggtaaaattatttcattcgcTTCGTCttcattttaagaataattatgTTTTCTTCAGTAACTTGATAGAAGAAGACTTGGCTATATGCTGATGTTTTGGTTTGAGACATTTATGTTTGCTACTGGAGCATTAATTGTCACAGTGACCCTTATTATTCTTCATGGTATATGAATTTAGTCATGCACATTTATCATATAACATTAAAAAGAATAGTGTCGCGaagaaaaatttcaagtttaagAGATGTGTataaagtcttacaattggtaaaCCTATGTGGTAAACTTTTTGATTGTTGGGTGTCTAACATTAAAGtttcagattttgttttaagcttttttagGCGATTTGTTTTTTCCAAAGAAGCAACAAATTCACTTAAGGTTTCTTTAAGGGTTTTTTGTTGCAAGCTCCTTTTCCGCTTCCAAAGTGTACAATTTTCCTTAATTAATGATTTGATCTGcaactcatttttttaaatgaaattccatATTTATCAACAGGTGAAAGGATAGGAATACCAAGAAAGATGTTTAAAGATAGTTGTGAAAAAGTAAACAGAACAGTTTGTTAAGCTTTGAtttggatttgtcaattcctcgcaagaggtagtacccgcgaaaattaatttttttaaaactaaggtggcacaggctgcagggattgaacccaagaccccttgcatgacggtccaacgcactaaaatattgtaaaatattattctgTATTCATCATACTTAAATTAAGGTACGAAATCACTGGAAACAGAGTCATCTGATAAATGTTACTTTCTGCTGACAAAACGTTGGCTTTAATTGTAGATTCGTAATTATCAACTCGTCAAGATTATGTTATTCGTCATAAAGTTAATAACAAAGTTGGGAACTTAATACcttaaaactgaataaaaaaaccgaaactcattataatacttaagttacttaaaactacttacaaactagaacagccacagtaagctttttagttttgttttgggttttttgtttaacttcacataggatgttattgtaatgggtccgatttgtcaaattgaaaattttgacatttcttgacgtttcaaggtccctagagtcgaaataaaagatttttggaaagatgtctgtgcgtgtgtacgtacgttcgcgaagtttttttcttcgtccatatctcaagaacccgaagagatatctacttcaaatgaattttgttatatagataataaggcaaaaagatgcagaaagggctcttaagaaaattgcgtgtgtaatttttttagcataacagttaaaaaaaggtgaacattttatttaatcctaaatatcttacgaaccaaaaacacttaaaacttggtttaaattttgtataatatattgtaaatcCAAcgaacggttttttataaatcaaaaaaactgaacaaaaaatttgtcaccctcgaaaattttacgaatacaaaattattttatctccaaaacgattttttGCGACCAAAAATAATGCTTTTATCATCtggtagaattttgaaaaaaatcgaattgatagcttttttttttaaataaaacctaaaaaaacattactcaagtttataaaaattgattttcgactcaaatatattgttaaaaatttgagattttggcttccaccttatcttataagaaatattgttttcaacattcggaaaaattttgaaaaaaatagaatagacaattttttcacaaaaataaaaacctattgataaaaattcattctcgactcaaatatcttttcaaaactttgagaaatttactttaaacaaccttcatcttttaaaaaatattgttttcaatattaagtaaatttttgaaaaaaatcgaattgacaattttttttacaaaaaatagaaaacttaaaagtaaatttaacaaaagttggtaaaattgattttcgactcaaatatcttttcaaatctttgagattatggcttccagctaattCTAACTcacaagaaatattatttccaactttcggacaaattttgagaaaaatcgaattaaaagtcTAAATAAAGAAAAGCTTCCGGCAAAAGATTGTCAATTAAACGTGTACTTTCGTAATACTCATTGTTGGTATAGTAAGCCCCAAAATTGAAGCTGTTAGTCGATGACATCGCTTTCGAATTGTGACCactaccaagcttcagcaagaaattatctattctatttgtgttggctctgttgtatagatCCTGGTTGGAATtaaatgtttgtactccgactctggtgttctgtgtaaTACAAGACAACGTggcagacattgtctctcaaacacctgaatcttttccatttgagatgtgGCAGTTTTGAACCATACCGGGgacccataggcaatcatcggtcggataagggccatgtagcaaatcaccttcatcctgctgtcaagacggctgctaaaaaaaaacgttttgtaAAGACAAAGGTTTccctagctctggccagagcagcactcatatgtctgtcgaaatacgaGTACTGATCAAACCAGACGccaaggtacttcactacactttttttCGCCAGTGGCTatcgatttggtccaacgatcactagattttgcCAGTTGTTTCTCGTATCTCTTAAAGCTCGATATAGCgcagtcctgaacagaatagtttcgcatttctggaagttgattttcaacttccagtcatcgcaatattgttgAATCTTGTAGAAGTCACattgcaaaagtgtcttgataatcTCAATTGTTGGGgacgttctgtacgcaattaggtcgtaCGCTATTGCCTGGGTCAGACTTGGTATCAGATCATTGGTGTAAATActgaataagatcggcgagttaacTGCTCCCTGTTGGacaccatttttaatatcaaagattttgtcaaaattggcaataaaccgtctaccattaagcatatacaacagcggtttacttatgccaagtctgtttaactttatATACAGATCCTCTAGCCCTACGGTGTCGAATCCCTTCTCCAGatcaaccagacaagcacccgtacatttttttttagatttgtgcCACTGGATATCAACaacaagcttagacgcagcatgaatagtgtcatgtctCGCCTTAAAACCGACCTAATTATCTGGAACTATCTATccacttggacagagctctatttataaccttctcgaataccttactgatactcgGCGAAAGACTTATCCACTGGAGATTCACCGGATTGAAGTTGTTCTTCCCCTTTTTCAGGAAAGGATGTACCACAGCTGTTTTCCAACCgaccggataatatgcattattgagAACGTTGTTGATTAGAGTGGTATAAATGACCACAGCTTCAAATTTCGACAATTTAATAGAGACTTAAAGGTCTTGAATTTTCAAATGGGGATATGATAGAGCTCAGCAAAAATCGTACAAGCAAGGGCTTACATGTGAGGAGAGGTTTGACGAAAATTTGTGTAGTATTTCGATTGTTCAActtcaaatgtatttttatgaAGACAAATTCTtagtatatgaaaaatgtttctatttgaGCACTTTAATGTCCGACTTTAAAGCTCTTCTggctaaaaatatgaaaaaccatTAGCAAAGCGAATTGTCACACTCGTTGGCATCCTTAGTAAGTTAATATAGCTTTTACCGAAACTATAACAACAGTACTTCATTCCCAGTATTTTTGTCTTCAGCTTTTAGCCCTTTTGTTAagtaaaaaacctaaaatttaatcacataatcaattttaaacaagcggcttgaaaaaaaaaacaatacaatttgaaGACCTAACCTCTAGGAtgtttaaaatacatatttttggtgCAAAGAATATAACCAAATTTCTGATGACAGAAAGTCTGTAGTTTATACAACTATAGATAACATACGTCTTACTTTCAGCTCTCCAGAGGGAATAACCGGTAAACATTACGAATCAATAAGTGTCAAGACTTTtgcaaataacaatttaaaaaaattatgtcacCGGACGTTGGGAATGCTCATAAATATTACCAACCAATTTTTCCAATCACCAAATAAATACTGATCAGTTGACTACCAGACAGCCTTAGAATACATAATTATGCAGGCTATTATagtaaaaagctaaaaatagtTGTGTTTTGGCAGGCTTATTTCCTAAGCATCGGGGAATCTTAATTTTAGACCTTGTAAACTTTCTCTCAACTCTCTTGCCAAAAGTTGTGCgctcaatccctgcctgttataaaaaaggattttcacTATAGCTAGCTGtgagaagaattgacaaatcctccaggagtaattcttgccatgaaaagtgatttctcaaataagccgttcggatttgacATAAacactgtaggtcccttccaaaCCTGACATTATtcgcgcacaggaatggttgagagttgtaagtcactgggcccGTTTTTCTCTAAGGACAACCAACTTATTTATATGCAAACACATATATTTAAGGTTAAGcctctattttaaaaataagggttAAATTGACTAAGtaagttcaataattttgaactataatataaagatttaaaatttctgcAGTCATCTACCGTCTCGGTTTGGGATGGATCAGAGTTCTGAGACTGGTTTGAACTGACAGCTGGTGTTCCCCATGGCTGCATTTTAAGGCCAATAATGTTTGATTACTTTACTGACGGTGTTTGTGATGTACTTCCAGGAAGAATACTCTTCACCAATATCCAAGTAAAAGTGGTAATACGTTCACTTTGCAGCTGcaaatcaacaaattaaattcctttttcaaaacaaacaaaactaaaataatgattttcaaggcatttttttgtaaaagttttttggAAACCAAAAAATTGATCTAGTGTCcaaatatttcctttttcaaGTGACTGTCAATACTTAGTAAGGTACGGGGGCCAAATAAGTCCATGTTTCTAATAAGGCCCAATTCTCAGAAAACACAGAAACGAACAAATAACGGTACTTTTTTTCCTGTGCATAAGTAAACCATGTCTGCAAGAACACACACAAATGAAGAAAAGCCTGTTGCGCGATTGATGTCCCTGATGTACAATACCAAGTTTCCGTTTTCTACAGATTAAATAACGTCCCCAGTAGCTTTTGCGCATTTAAACTTATGCTGGAAGGAAAAAGCTACTGTTATTTATGATATGTCACCCAGAATTGTCCGTGCGCAAGGCGCAAATGATTAGTCCAGCTAGAGCTCAGGAATTAAAGCGGCACATTGTCAATGATCACTTTGAAAAAGTAAGGATCCTAATGGAGAAATTAAACATCCAACATAGACCAGAGAGCATATAAAATGTGGACGAGAAAGGCTACAGGATCTTGCTCCACCACCAACAAAATGTCATAGATCAAAAAGGGTCGCGAAGGTGCACCAAATTTCCAACGAACACGCCGAATGTGTGACGATTATTGGCTGTGTCAGCACAATGGGAATAGCCATTCCACCAGTTGtcctttttaaaggaaaaaaactaAAGCCTGAATTCACGGAAAATTTGCCAATCGGATCTTTAGTAATGATGACACCAAAAGGATACATGAATCACTCTACCTTTGTAGAGTTCATATCCCATTTGGGCAAGTTCAAGATATGGGACCAAGTAGTTTGACTTACGACAGTATAACGTCAGGATTTCGTGCGACAGGACTGTATACCTTCGAACCAGACGTCATATCTGAGCTTGCATTTGCTCCGTCAGCTCTATAGGACCATATCCAGATCCTCTCGACTAAACACATAAGAACGCATCAGTGCCCATGCAACACTATAACGCTTCAGATCATGACTCAGACGATATGCCTCTCCGCACGTACCGCATCCAGAATTCCAGAGCCTGTTTTTAGGCCAGCTGCAATGTTTTAAGCTGTCGAGCGCATGGAGAATGAGGAACGAAGTAAGACCGATAAATCTGCATTCCAAAAACTCCTTCTAACGCCTCAGttcgaaactaaaaaaaaaaaattttgtaaaaaaaccttaaactttAAAAGTCAAGAGGTGGTAAAAGACTTGTTCATTGACAAAAACGAGACCCCAAAGCTTAAACGTCAAAAAGTGCAACCGTGGAATTTGGTATAGTCATGTCTGTAAGGAGGACGGACGATTGAGAATGCCCTATCaagttcggaaaagatctcaccgatgtcaaaaaaggttttaaacaatgtgatgcactgtcatgcgacttcttcaacatcgttctggaaagaattgtcaatactagaggcacaatcttccaaaggtctattcaattactcggatacgccgatgaaagctataactttaaggaagtaaaggactttgtctacctagggcCAAGTTGGCTGAAGCCGTATTGCGGTCGAGACCAAAGTCCACCTTGGACTTTCGCGCCACcttaagtgagtaagtgagGTTGAATGGTCTACCCTATATAGTTTTTGTCAACATaaagtttaacaataataaaagtatAAAGATTAACGTATGATAGGAATAGCTATAACAATCTCATTCTTATtcagaataaaaatattataacgaaacacttttattttttctttatttaagtcaaaatcCGGAGTTTGatgtgaattcaaaaaattatcatttgtgCAAAGATATTAGAACAACATTAAATAATATGAGCTTCCTTTCAGAAACACCTTCGTCTGAGGTATGATTGTATAAACTTAGTTGCTTTTTTAGCTTCCTTTCCGCAGCAATCATGTGCTCCATCGCATGTATAATCATTTGCACAACATCGTATCCAAAATTATAgctataaattcattttttcttttttaattttcgaaatcaAATACCATTTCATTCATAACAAcgtaaattttaacttaaaaaatacacagaagcaaaaccgaaataaaaaaagatcatCTCATCAAAAGAATaacgtaaaaagaaaaataatggttCTACACATTTTTCTACAACTCCAGCAACTGGCATGGAAATTATGTTTATAGCATAAGCGTCTTCAAAGATCTATAAATCGAGAAGGGGATAGCTTAATAACTTTTAAGGTTGAAGTAAGTTGTTAAGACTTCTGGATTCATTTTTGATTCATCAGTAACTTTAGCGTAATCAaagcatatattttatttatcatcaaAACATTAATTGAGCATTTTCTGGGAATAATGTCGATTTTATGTTCTTGTACTTCTCTCTTTTAGCAAACCTCACATTtaacaatgttttattttccgaCTTTCCATTTATTGGCAATGgcctatttttaatattttaactttttaaatttaattctcatcaattaaacttaaacttaaacttaaacttaaacttaaacttaaacttaaact
It encodes:
- the LOC129946631 gene encoding uncharacterized protein LOC129946631; translated protein: MPDHRDVPGNCKTDKLTRNGTVQAILPHLAIADILIATCKLLLMQDALSKENIDQEHSQSNISTRIELMESVLKFALIASVFCSKSFTFAVKFVTRHDLDSTIFINEPFYHPTNHRRAYNLRYEPSDKSREISSTSNTYLNEIVKDETQNMDSDAANSYEITTTEGETLLPVTKSPIMVTEETASSESSSSIMRPDTAAAATTTAKAAQIIGEGLRNLLYGSASDATIFQAPRSKGKGFLSLFEVFKFENSKCSVSLSDIRLLHGICYHEFECNSFGGTAMGACASGVGVCCVFVKGCGDTTDQQVVYFESPNYPTPVTEALICVLIVNLRQNVRQLRLDFSMFELSRPTQGECLQDQFVVSGQNVNFIVPIICGINTGQHIYVDVDNAIENRVYVSVFAKGSSPRSFNIKITQLERDFAPDDCLQFYTEPEGYIKSFNYDQFGTIVESGEATYLNNLNYAICIKRVKQMCTILYQTNSNGEPNDFQIVNKDDEDNDIIPKDQAGAGAFACPNDFIILNQIRLCGERINDGTFDEDFTKNADVRDSTGGPIIASFRSDSAYVGRGFFIMYKQELCI